One Aegilops tauschii subsp. strangulata cultivar AL8/78 chromosome 7, Aet v6.0, whole genome shotgun sequence genomic window carries:
- the LOC109767585 gene encoding 26 kDa endochitinase 2-like isoform X1, which translates to MRALAVVAMLATAAMAIACARGGVSSIVSPSLFNQILLHRNDPACQAKGFYTYDAFIAAATAFPGFGTTGSIAIRKREIAAFLAQTSHETTGGWPTAPNGPYTWGYCYKHDRTTSSYCTPSEQWPCAPGRLYYGRGPIQLTHNYNYGQAGRAIGADLLGNPNLVVVNPTVSFETAMWFWMTEQPPKPSSHAVITGQWNPSATDRAAGRVPGFGVITNIINGGIECFHGYDERVQDRIGFYKRYCKIFGISYGDNLDCYKQRPFA; encoded by the exons ATGAGAGCGCTCGCGGTGGTAGCCATGCTAGCCACGGCGGCCATGGCTATCGCATGTGCACG CGGTGGTGTGTCCTCCATCGTCTCGCCCTCCCTTTTTAACCAAATTCTCCTCCACCGTAATGACCCAGCATGCCAGGCCAAGGGCTTCTACACCTATGATGCCTTCATCGCTGCCGCCACTGCCTTCCCTGGCTTTGGCACCACTGGTAGCATCGCCATCCGGAAGCGCGAGATAGCTGCCTTCCTAGCGCAGACCTCCCATGAGACCACTGGCGGGTGGCCCACAGCCCCGAATGGGCCCTACACATGGGGCTACTGCTACAAGCACGATCGCACCACCTCCAGCTACTGCACCCCAAGCGAGCAGTGGCCATGCGCCCCTGGAAGGCTCTACTATGGCCGCGGGCCCATCCAGCTAACTCACAACTACAACTACGGGCAGGCAGGCCGGGCCATTGGGGCCGACCTGTTGGGCAACCCGAACTTGGTGGTCGTGAACCCAACCGTGTCGTTTGAGACGGCAATGTGGTTCTGGATGACGGAGCAACCGCCCAAGCCTTCGAGCCATGCAGTGATCACAggacaatggaacccgtcggcgACGGACCGTGCTGCAGGGCGAGTGCCTGGGTTCGGCGTGATCACCAACATCATCAATGGCGGGATCGAGTGCTTTCACGGGTATGATGAACGTGTTCAGGACCGAATCGGATTTTACAAACGCTACTGCAAAATCTTTGGTATCAGCTACGGTGACAACCTGGACTGCTACAAACAGAGGCCCTTTGCTTAA
- the LOC109767585 gene encoding 26 kDa endochitinase 1-like isoform X2 has protein sequence MAIACARAAQCGSQAGGATCPNCLCCSQFGWCGSTPEYCGDGCQSHCSGCGSTPVTPYPFGGVSSIVSPSLFNQILLHRNDPACQAKGFYTYDAFIAAATAFPGFGTTGSIAIRKREIAAFLAQTSHETTGGWPTAPNGPYTWGYCYKHDRTTSSYCTPSEQWPCAPGRLYYGRGPIQLTHNYNYGQAGRAIGADLLGNPNLVVVNPTVSFETAMWFWMTEQPPKPSSHAVITGQWNPSATDRAAGRVPGFGVITNIINGGIECFHGYDERVQDRIGFYKRYCKIFGISYGDNLDCYKQRPFA, from the coding sequence ATGGCTATCGCATGTGCACGCGCTGCACAGTGCGGCTCGCAGGCTGGCGGGGCGACCTGCCCAAACTGCCTCTGCTGCAGCCAGTTTGGCTGGTGTGGCTCCACACCGGAATACTGCGGCGATGGTTGCCAGAGCCATTGCTCTGGCTGCGGTAGCACGCCTGTCACGCCCTACCCCTTCGGTGGTGTGTCCTCCATCGTCTCGCCCTCCCTTTTTAACCAAATTCTCCTCCACCGTAATGACCCAGCATGCCAGGCCAAGGGCTTCTACACCTATGATGCCTTCATCGCTGCCGCCACTGCCTTCCCTGGCTTTGGCACCACTGGTAGCATCGCCATCCGGAAGCGCGAGATAGCTGCCTTCCTAGCGCAGACCTCCCATGAGACCACTGGCGGGTGGCCCACAGCCCCGAATGGGCCCTACACATGGGGCTACTGCTACAAGCACGATCGCACCACCTCCAGCTACTGCACCCCAAGCGAGCAGTGGCCATGCGCCCCTGGAAGGCTCTACTATGGCCGCGGGCCCATCCAGCTAACTCACAACTACAACTACGGGCAGGCAGGCCGGGCCATTGGGGCCGACCTGTTGGGCAACCCGAACTTGGTGGTCGTGAACCCAACCGTGTCGTTTGAGACGGCAATGTGGTTCTGGATGACGGAGCAACCGCCCAAGCCTTCGAGCCATGCAGTGATCACAggacaatggaacccgtcggcgACGGACCGTGCTGCAGGGCGAGTGCCTGGGTTCGGCGTGATCACCAACATCATCAATGGCGGGATCGAGTGCTTTCACGGGTATGATGAACGTGTTCAGGACCGAATCGGATTTTACAAACGCTACTGCAAAATCTTTGGTATCAGCTACGGTGACAACCTGGACTGCTACAAACAGAGGCCCTTTGCTTAA